A genomic region of Globicephala melas chromosome 9, mGloMel1.2, whole genome shotgun sequence contains the following coding sequences:
- the HERPUD2 gene encoding homocysteine-responsive endoplasmic reticulum-resident ubiquitin-like domain member 2 protein isoform X1: MVHSKILPGEAKLCLKAKYLGRTTISSLDLWYLRTPESQILLSMTLSTMVIFNLTKDQRLVYSGRLLPDHLQLKDILRKQDEYHMVHLVCTSRTPPSSPKSSTSRQSHEALTSSSNSSSDLSGSSTPSSSQETLSLATSSSSEGLRQRTLPQAQTDPAQSHQFPYVMQGNVDNQLPGQAVPAGFPVYPAFSPLQMLWWQQMYAHQYYMQYQAAVSAQATSNANPAQPAASQPLNLAHVPGEEPPPAPNLVAQENRPMNENVQMNAQGGPVLNEEDFNRDWLDWMYTFSRAAILLSIVYFYSSFSRFIMVMGAMLLVYLHQAGWFPFRQEGGQQQAPNNNAEVNNDVQNANNLELEEMERLMDDGLEDESGEDAGEDASAIQRPGLMASAWSFITTFFTSLIPEGPPQVAN; this comes from the exons ATGGTACACTCAAAAATACTTCCAGGGGAAGCTAAATTATGCCTAAAAGCTAAGTATCTTGGAAGGACAACTATATCTTCCCTTGATCTTTGGTACCTAAGGACCCCTGAATCACAGATATTACTCAGTATGACTCTTTCTACCatggttatttttaat TTGACAAAGGATCAGAGGTTGGTGTATTCTGGCAGACTGCTTCCCGATCACCTGCAGCTGAAAGACATTCTCAGAAAA CAAGATGAGTATCATATGGTTCATCTAGTATGTACTTCTCGGACTCCTCCCAGTTCTCCAAAATCCAGCACCAGTAGACAAAGTCATGAAGCATTGACATCCAGCAGCAATTCT agtTCAGATCTGTCAGGATCATCAACTCCATCATCCAGTCAAGAAACCTTGTCTTTAGCTACCAGTTCGTCCTCAGAAGGATTGAGGCAACGAACCCTTCCACAAGCACAAACCGACCCAGCACAGAGTCATCAGTTCCCATATGTAATGCAAGG AAATGTAGACAACCAGCTTCCTGGGCAGGCTGTTCCGGCTGGATTCCCTGTGTATCCCGCTTTCAGCCCACTGCAGATGCTATGGTGGCAACAGATGTATGCGCATCAGTATTATATGCAATA TCAAGCTGCAGTTTCAGCTCAGGCCACATCAAATGCCAACCCAGCCCAGCCTGCTGCTTCACAGCCTCTAAATCTGGCACACGTTCCCGGAGAAGAACCCCCACCAGCTCCAAACCTAGTGGCCCAAGAAAATCGACCCATGAATGAGAATGTTCAAATGAATGCACAGGGAGGTCCAGTGCTAAACGAAGAAGACTTCAATCGAGACTGGCTAGACTGGATGTACACGTTCTCACGAGCTGCAATTCTCCTTAGCATTGTGTACTTCTATTCTTCTTTTAGTCGGTTTATCATGGTAATGGGAGCCATGCTACTGGTTTATTT ACACCAAGCTGGATGGTTTCCTTTTAGGCAAGAAGGAGGTCAGCAACAGGCTCCCAACAATAATGCCGAAGTCAACAATGATGTGCAGAATGCAAACAATCTAGAACTTGAAGAAATG GAGCGTCTTATGGATGATGGGCTTGAAGATGAGAGTGGAGAAGATGCAGGTGAAGATGCCAGTGCAATTCAAAGGCCTGGATTAATGGCATCAGCTTGGTCTTTTATCACCACCTTCTTTACTTCACTAATACCAGAGGGGCCTCCCCAGGTTGCCAATTAG
- the HERPUD2 gene encoding homocysteine-responsive endoplasmic reticulum-resident ubiquitin-like domain member 2 protein isoform X3, whose amino-acid sequence MVHSKILPGEAKLCLKAKYLGRTTISSLDLWYLRTPESQILLSMTLSTMVIFNLTKDQRLVYSGRLLPDHLQLKDILRKQDEYHMVHLVCTSRTPPSSPKSSTSRQSHEALTSSSNSSSDLSGSSTPSSSQETLSLATSSSSEGLRQRTLPQAQTDPAQSHQFPYVMQGNVDNQLPGQAVPAGFPVYPAFSPLQMLWWQQMYAHQYYMQYQAAVSAQATSNANPAQPAASQPLNLAHVPGEEPPPAPNLVAQENRPMNENVQMNAQGGPVLNEEDFNRDWLDWMYTFSRAAILLSIVHQAGWFPFRQEGGQQQAPNNNAEVNNDVQNANNLELEEMERLMDDGLEDESGEDAGEDASAIQRPGLMASAWSFITTFFTSLIPEGPPQVAN is encoded by the exons ATGGTACACTCAAAAATACTTCCAGGGGAAGCTAAATTATGCCTAAAAGCTAAGTATCTTGGAAGGACAACTATATCTTCCCTTGATCTTTGGTACCTAAGGACCCCTGAATCACAGATATTACTCAGTATGACTCTTTCTACCatggttatttttaat TTGACAAAGGATCAGAGGTTGGTGTATTCTGGCAGACTGCTTCCCGATCACCTGCAGCTGAAAGACATTCTCAGAAAA CAAGATGAGTATCATATGGTTCATCTAGTATGTACTTCTCGGACTCCTCCCAGTTCTCCAAAATCCAGCACCAGTAGACAAAGTCATGAAGCATTGACATCCAGCAGCAATTCT agtTCAGATCTGTCAGGATCATCAACTCCATCATCCAGTCAAGAAACCTTGTCTTTAGCTACCAGTTCGTCCTCAGAAGGATTGAGGCAACGAACCCTTCCACAAGCACAAACCGACCCAGCACAGAGTCATCAGTTCCCATATGTAATGCAAGG AAATGTAGACAACCAGCTTCCTGGGCAGGCTGTTCCGGCTGGATTCCCTGTGTATCCCGCTTTCAGCCCACTGCAGATGCTATGGTGGCAACAGATGTATGCGCATCAGTATTATATGCAATA TCAAGCTGCAGTTTCAGCTCAGGCCACATCAAATGCCAACCCAGCCCAGCCTGCTGCTTCACAGCCTCTAAATCTGGCACACGTTCCCGGAGAAGAACCCCCACCAGCTCCAAACCTAGTGGCCCAAGAAAATCGACCCATGAATGAGAATGTTCAAATGAATGCACAGGGAGGTCCAGTGCTAAACGAAGAAGACTTCAATCGAGACTGGCTAGACTGGATGTACACGTTCTCACGAGCTGCAATTCTCCTTAGCATTGT ACACCAAGCTGGATGGTTTCCTTTTAGGCAAGAAGGAGGTCAGCAACAGGCTCCCAACAATAATGCCGAAGTCAACAATGATGTGCAGAATGCAAACAATCTAGAACTTGAAGAAATG GAGCGTCTTATGGATGATGGGCTTGAAGATGAGAGTGGAGAAGATGCAGGTGAAGATGCCAGTGCAATTCAAAGGCCTGGATTAATGGCATCAGCTTGGTCTTTTATCACCACCTTCTTTACTTCACTAATACCAGAGGGGCCTCCCCAGGTTGCCAATTAG